Part of the Vidua macroura isolate BioBank_ID:100142 chromosome 27, ASM2450914v1, whole genome shotgun sequence genome, cCATACCTTTCAAGCCCTGAAGGAGAAAATAACCCATTTGCACATGGGTTAGCATGCTGTAAGCCTGCTACTGCTCTTTAAACTATTCCACTCACACACCTTTTGTTTTTGAACAGCAAATTTTCCTGTAGGAAAACTTGTCCCTACTTGCAGGGAAACACCACAgtgtttaaaaacaacaaattgCAGTGTTTCCTTCAAGCCttgtttataattttgaaatagcCAACAAAATACCAGACATTATCTTTACGGCAGGCTTTGAGAAATGCATTAAACTGCCCAAATCTCAGTTAATTAGGATTGCtcacattctttctttcttgtgctgACAATGACTTACAAAATGTTAGGTGAGATGCCTTTAacaaagaagggaaataaagagggaaatcaaacaaaaatgtaaaaatagtattaaaaagccaaaaacaaacaaataacaaaaaaaaaaaaaacctttaacaaaaaaccaaacaaacaaaatttaaaaaaaaacactcaaaaaaaaaccccaagactAACTTTTCAATTGCAGAAAAGTGAAATCTGAAAGCAAGCCTACATTATTCAGAGCAAAATTCCCCCAGCAATTTGCACCGGGGGGACTTCCTAATGGAGGAACTAACAAGAACAAGTGGAACACATTCATGTTATTGGGAACTTTTGATTCATTTCTAGGCAAAAAACAAGGGCTTTGTCCCAGCTGTGTGATTTGTGTTTGGTTACACTGAAGTTTGCTGacacctgctgccagcagggtgTGTAAAAGTCAGGCTTTTCACAGATCTCAGGATCTGGCAGACATTTGACACAAATCCAAGTGAAATGTACACTTTGGTACCTACCTCACTGACCCTTTTACAACTGCTATGTAAATCCAGGTGGATTGCACTGAATAAAACAGGAGCACTCTGGAGCCTTTTCCTGTTATCTTAAGAGCCCAGCTTTTCCTCGAGAGCGGCACTTTCTCCCCACATGTTTTGATTCCTCTCTACCTTTACTCACACTCTCAGCAGCTTCCAAGAGTCCTGTTTACACGCTGCCTGCCTCCCCCCTGCTGGAattgagctgctggagcagagagagCCCCAGCAGGGATATTTACGTTGGTGGTGAAGGTGCGGGCCAGCAGCTCCTCGCGCTGCCGCTCCTGCTGCTCCCGCAGGTACCGGCGGTGCTGGAAGTTCCTCAGGGCTGTCTGCAGGTGCTGCACGTCGTATTTCAGCTGGTCCACTCTCCTGCAAAGGACCAGCAGCACAAAAACACTCTGTTTTTCTGGTGCTTTTTGTACCAGCAAAGGAGCAATTAATTGTAAATTAATAGCATTGAACAAGTAATGATGGGCTCTGCTTCGCTACAAGATGCAGGACATCCAATGCTAGCCTGAAATTCCACACCTACATCCTCCCTGTCTCATTTTTCTACTACACAGGTGATTATTCATTTTAATCGATTATTTAGCCTTCAGGCTAATGACAGAATGTGAAGCAGATCTCCTGAGCTGTCTTGGACAACCTGTCCCATGGATTGTCTCTTCAGGTGTTATGTAACTATCCATTACTCATTTAACACAGATTTGGGAAGATGGTAGCATTTGTACAGGTTCTATTTTAGGACCCTCCCACTTAACATAAAAGATGATGCTTTACAGTTTCTTTAATTAGCAACATGTTCTAATTTGAGGTTTTATTAACAGGAGGTTAAAAGTTTGATGTTTTATTAAAAGGAGCTCAAAAGTCAGTGGGCAATACAGGAGACACCTCAGACATCTCCACCGGGCTGAAACAAATCATGTCCAGAACTTCACTGTCCCTAATTAAATGATTGATAAAATTTTATGTGTGATCACCAGACTatcctggtctagtggaaggtgtccctgcccatggagggGTTGGGATGTATCTttaaagccccttccaacccaaaccattccaggattctacAAAGAAATCAATGACTACTTCAGATACTGGCCTCTTTCTTTAATACAGGTGACATGAAATCCACCCCTACTATCTACAAGGACCTTTTTGGACTAAACATTAATAACTGAGTCACACAATTAATTAAGAACAGCAAGTCCTGATGTCTGTGGTCCAACATCTTGCTCAAACTATTGCTCACTTTAGAAAACTCTTCATTTCAGTCACCAACAGCTTGGAAAATGGCCCAGAGAAAATGACACCAAATGAAGGAATTTTACTCTCCAGCTCTAAAATGCCATTAAAAGCAAGTGACAGAGAGAGCATCCAGAGAGAGCATGTTCTGCTCATCTGAATCCAGCTGCATCACCAGtctggacttgatgatctttgaggccttttccagctttaatgATTCTCATGATCCTGGGGTTAAATGCAGGAAAGTGATTTTGCCTCTGTGCCTCAATTTTGCTACTGTAGTGCACAGAGATCAGTTATGCAAAGTATAAAGATTTCACACAAATCAAAAGGCAAAGGGCTTCagtaaatttaattaaaataattacaaagaCTACCCTGCACAATCACAGCAAAACAGTGAACTCACAGTTTGGCactctgcctcttgctgggagGTTCTTTGCTGGACAGGATTTCCAGACGTTCCAAGTTGCTGAATATGGTGTCTATTCTTGCCTGAATCTCATTTTCTACCACTGCAAAGAAATAGAAACAGGATTTGACTTGAATTAGACAACTGCAATCTGATGAAGGCAAATGCTCAAAAGCATTCAAAACAATATGCAAAACCTGACAGATGCAAATCTTTACTGGATGAAAATAACCAGGTAACTGAGAACTATAAATACAATGAAATGTCACTTCTTTAGGTCAGTAATTTGACactctcccctttccctcctcctctgagAAGGCAGCGAGGAAAGCCCCTGCTCATTCCAGACATCTGAGCCTCTTTCCCCATCAGCTCCATGAATTAGGATTTCAAGCCCACACattccccctgcagccccttcctgctccctcagcaggATTTGTTGTCACAAGAACAGAGAGAAGCATCATCAATCACCTGCCAACTACTCCACACACCAGGACTTCCCAGAAAACCACTctcagcagcacccagagaAGCAAAGAGCACACACGACCTTGTCTTTGCCCCTGGATCTCCCACAGCCAAAGAGTGACTGACTCACAACCAGAGACAAATCAATGAAATTGTCCTAATGcagctctccatcatttacTGCACTGAATTCAACACAGGAGAGCTGACAGACATTCACAGCAACTTTTGTCAGACCAAACTACACCACTACACCTTTTTCTGAGCAAGAAGGGACTATTTGCTCCAAGTTGGAAAAGGCAAACTGCAAGTTTGATTTCCTGGACCTTATTCCTGCTTTTCAACCATGGATAATCCTAGTTTCCATAAATTCTGAAATACACTTTATAGAGAGAGAAATAGatacatatatttattcatttatgttAACTGGCAAACCAACTGTAAATGATGGAAACTACATAATGCTATCTCTTGAAATGGTCTCAAGtaatagaagaaaaacagcaaattaTACTAATTTTCAGGGCTTTCAATATCACCGCCAGTGAACAGCAGTCTGGGAAGTCTGGCATTGTAGAAGGAGTAATACAACTACCACAAAAACCACAACCAGAATTAGTAAGTTACTATTTATTGATGGGAAATTTATCAAGCCCTTCCTAGAGCCCAGTCATGTTTCACAGATATGTTTAAGGTAAGAAAAGCCAGTGAACACGTGCAGAAATTAATCCAGTCAATGCAGTGTCCTTTCACCTCAGAAGTTCCTGATGAAACCCACTAGAAGTGACTCATGCAGGAATTAATGGTTCAAACTCAGGTCCAAAATACACGTGCCAATTCTACACTGGGGTAAAAAGTCCTGCCACAGATATCAGAGCATCTTATTATTGCAGTCATTTATCAGCACAGGGTTATAGTCCAAATTTACTGAGGCAATTTCAGACCCAATGGTTCTACACACTTCCCATAAGCAGGTGGAATTACAGGTTCTGACTCTGATGTAGCAGCAATGTCAGGAGCATCCTGCTGAAGTTCCtgcacacagaatcacagcatctTCCCCAAAACTGCACTGAGCATCTTTAGGGGAAAGCTGCCAGTTGGTGGATGCTGAGGGAATAACaccacagcagggcaggctcAGACACATCTCAGCTTTCTGAGCTCCTCACAAACCAGCCCAGAGGTGCTCTcaatctgcagctctgcccacaccAAGGTGTTCATTAATTCCAGGTGTTCAAAAACCTCCACGAGTGCATCACTGTGGGGGCTCTGATCTGTTTGTGAGGAGGGCCTGCACAGACACCCTGACCATGAGTTCCAAAATCTAACAGCACCAAAAATCTGGCATTCTACCACGACATTAAAGAAGCATCCACAGCAAGCACTCTCTTGACAGTTAAAGGATTACAACAGGAAGATGAAACAAATTCTTGTCCTGTCTTTTTTGGTCTGAGCTCATACAAAACACCACCTTATTGAAGTTAAACAGCAACACGATTTCAATGCATTCTGAATTGGTGATGTGTCTCAGCAGCTGATCACAATGACTCAGGAGCTAAATTTGTTCCAGTAATGACTGTAAATTTAATGAGAAGGCATACAGGGTTAAAGATGTAAACTAAATCAACCTCCCTCCCTCATTACTTACAGTGCACTGACTCTTTGTCTGAAGTCTCCAGGTGCCCCATGTAAGACTGGACCTCATGGACCTGCCTGTCAGgacataaaaagaaatgaagagagAAGTCAGCTAACAGACACAGAATCATTTCTCAGCACCTCgcttttcagctctttttaCTGATATGCACTTTTTAGAAGAGCACAGGAATCAGCAACACAGTGTCAGAGCAGACAGCCCATCCCTGACCACCAGGTCCTCAGCAGGAAGCAAGCTGTGCTCTCACCTCATATGCACCtacaaagtaatttaatttaaaaagaaatcaaggtGAAGGTTACGAAAAGCACAGAACAACTTTTCTACAAAAACAAGCTGTTCAGCTTGGTCTGGAGATGACAGTGGGAATGATTTTTACAGTCTCACAACATGTGAATTCACAGGcattaactgaaattaaaagcttttaattataattaaaagTTACTGTGGCTGGACAAGCAGTGGcataggaaaacaaaacaaaaaaaaagtattgagGCTTGTTAAATTCTTCTGGAACTAGGCaggctttaaggtctcttccaacctgaacCATTCAATGATCACAAAATAAGGCACTACAGAAATGGGAACAGGACAACGTCCAGTCCCCATATCCAGAACAGCTGCTGTGACATTCCTGCATTTCCAGATCTCCAGCAGGATGTCCTGCTCTTCCCTACACGGTCACTCTCATTATTCAGCGACAGAGAAACAATAATTCAACATATAATTCAATTCAAGTCTCTTACCACCCCACCTCCCttaacaaaaccccacaaagatGCAAATTACCATGGGAATTTGGAATACTGACTTAACTGTGTCCTTTGGCCGCTTTCCCATGAGTTATTCACATGGGTTGCCAACAGAACTGCAAGAATTTTTGCCTTATTTTGCAATTCCCACACCACTCCTCCCTCTCCAGAGCGGCATTATCTGTGAAATGTGGGATTTATCCTCAAGGAGCCACACGCCTCCCAGAGGTGGTTTAAACTGCGGCAGCCGGACCCCTTAAACCCTGCTGCAAAAATCCTTATAAGCGGGCGTGCTTTAAATAAAGCAGTAAATAAATCAGTGAGCGGGAATCGCCGCTCCCGGTGCCCCGGGCCGGCCGAGCCCTCGGGGCTGATGTGGCACACGCGGTTCGGGGTTCTGCTCCCTCCGGCCTGGGCTTTTATGGGGAAACGCTTTTCAAGGGCGCTGAGGTCTGTGCGTGTCGGCCCTGGGCTCCCGGCCCGAGCTCCGCGCACCCCCGGCCCCTCACACtttaaataaagttattttgtaGGTTTGAGGCGATGCCCCCGAGCCTCCAGACAACGGCTGGTTTGACGGGACAGCCCTCACCCCCCTCAATCCCCCACACTGCCCCCAATCCCTCACACTCCCCTCAATCCCTCACACTCCCCCCGATCCCTCACGCACTTGTTGGTTTGCCGGTACAGCCCCTCACACCCCCCATCCCTCACGCACTTGTTGGTTTGCCGGTACAGCCCCTCACACCCCCCATCCCTCACGCACTTGTTGGTTTGCTGGTACAGCCCCTCCATCCCGCACCAGCTCCGCTCCGCACACGTCACCTCCCGCCACttccggccccgccgcctctCGCTGCTTCCGCTTCCGCCTCCCCCGGGCCGCGGTCCCGCCCCTGAGCCCCGCgggccgccagggggcgctgcAGGACCGGCGTGgcgcgcgcggggcggggccgtgaggggccgggcggggccgggcggggccgtgaggggccgggaggggccgggcggggccgggcggggccgggcggggccgtgaggggccgggcggggccgggcggggccgtgaggggccgtgaggggccgggcggggccgggaggggccgggcggggcggcccTTCCCACACGAACCGTGGGTGGCTGCCTCCGTCCGCAGCGTCGGAAACAGCGGCTGCAGCCTCCCGGCACGGTCACCGAAAGGGGTGTCAGCTGCGAGAGTCGCGTGGGGACGCGGAACTGCATCCCCCGCACGGGAGCACGGAATGGATTCATGGTACAGTGCCACTGtcccctgccgtggcagggacacctcccactgtcccaggctgctccaaaccctgtccaacctggccatggacgctcccagggatccaggggcagccacagctgctctgggcaccctgtgccagggcctgcccaccttcccagggaacaattccttcccaatatcccatccagccctgccctctgccagtgggagccattccctgtgtcctgtccctccatgccttgtcctCAGTCCCTTTTCAGCTCTCCAgactctgagctctccctggattcttctcttctccaggtgaacatcCCGAGGTCTCCCACCGTGGTTCCATGcaggggggctcagccctggagcagctccatggcctcctgccctgagcagctccacatcctcctGATGCCGAGGaggagctggacacagctctgcaggtgggacCTCCAGAGGTCACCTGGTGACCAACACACCTGGAGATGCAGATACTGAGCTGATACCTCCTTCCTCATAGGATGAATGCTTCCTCCAGGTATCCCTTCTAAAACAGCTCGTCCTGCTCTTTCACCATTACACCTGTCCTGCACCGTGTCTTGCTGTCCTGTTCAGTGTTTCTTTGCAGGGAACTGCCTGCACTTCACAGGTTTGTTCACACATGGGCAAGGTCACTTTAGGGTGTCTATCCTGCAAATAGGTTTGCTTTCTTAATAATCCTGTTTTTTCTCCATACTTAGAGATACACTAAATTCTCTCCTACAGGATGTCACCCATTCATGGTGGAACTGCAGGTTCCTGCCCTATCTGACAGAGCTTTTCCCTGGGGCTGCATGAGAGACTGCTTTTCAGTTTACTCTTCATTGTTTGGACCAGATAATCCACCACAGTTAAAGCCACACCTTTTCCTTGTATTGGGCTACAACACCCAGTATCTTTATGGTCAGAGTCTGCTGAGCCACCTGAATTCCTGTCACCTTTTACTTCATGGGAAAAGCAAGGAGAAggtaaattataaaaaaaaccaacgTGGTGGGAAGGTATAGCCCAGTTAGTCAGGGCAGCAGGATATCAGAGGCAGAGGTACAAACCCTGATTGATCAAAAAGCTCAAATTAGGACCATAACTCTGTCTTGTCACTGTGGTTTAATGGAAAATAGTTCTTGTCAACAAACGTAACTTCATGCTAATAAGAGCTTGAttgggaaaaattgggaaaggCTTGTATTCTGTAAAGCATTCAACTCCATACCACAAGATCAATAATTGAAAAGTCTGTAGCCTCTGTCCTCGTGGTCCAGACAAGAACTCAGCTCTCTCCTTCTCCACTATTTCTTCCTTCTAATAAATGTTGTCATTTTATACTTGTTCCTCAGGCTTTGAATTCCCCTGATGTTGAGCTGATTCTGCCCTTTTCTGGGTTTGTGCTGCCTGTCCCACCTGTGATGTGAAGGTAAACCTGCTTTATCAACAAGAATTATGTCTTAAACTGGGTCCATCCAGATAAAATGCTCTAATACTAttgaataaaatgcaaaaaataaaatacacttaTTTAAGTCCTAAACTTccttcagcatcctcagcctTGTCCTGCACTTAGCTTAGGCAAAACCGAAATAACTGTACAGCAAAAATTCAGGCTACTGAAGGGTGACAAACGATGgaggaaaagtgagaaaatactTTCAGAGGTGGGGAAGCTGAAGGCAGACACCTCCTGATGTGAGACTGGGCAAATTGAGAAACCTGGGGGCTGGAACAGTCTCCAAAGTGTTGGGTTCTTTCTGTTGTTGCTCATTTGCAGTTCAGGGTGAGCACCTGAAGAATGCAGCCTTGTCACAGGAGAACACATCCCTGAGCACCACACAGATATAAAAGAGGGAAACAACAACACATCTTTAATTAATGACAGATTCTGTCCCTGTGGGTCCATCTCTTGTGTCTCAGATGATGCATCAAACTTagtctgccctgccctgccatgcAGCCAGCCAGGCCTCTGGCAAGAGATTATCCCCTGGATGTCAAACAGCAACTCAAGCCCCAGAAATCAAATCAGCCCAAGGATAAACAGCATATCAACAAAACTATTAACTGCAGCAGTAACAAACACATCCACTCCTGTCCTTTGCTCCCCCTTCCCTGGGCCATTAGACCCCATTTTCAAACACTTCTGGAAATAGGTTGAATGGAAATAGACTCTGGGATTCCCTCCTGGCCAAGGCTGTGAGAGGTATCACAGGAGCCTTGATGAAATGGCAAGCACTGAAAATACAAGAGCAGATTTCCGttcttttgtgaaaaaaattgatttttgccAGAAACAACATGCTGCAACCCAGCGTCTGTTCTTGTTAGACTTCAAGTCCTTCCAGGAGGAGTTCTTCAGCAAATTGGCTCATTTAGACACAACAGCCAGGAgcatggagaggaaaaaaagggttttgTTCAAGGAAAGCCTCTGTATTGTAAACAGGATAAAAGGGGATGGAGAGAGTCACTTATCACTGTCTCTCATGTCCCCAGGTCATTCCTGTGTAGCACCTACTGGAGAAAAGGGATTTTATATTCCCTGCTCTCGCAGAACCCCAACTGGGGGATTTTCTATCACACAATCTGCAGACCCCGTGTGcattcagcagcagctttcaaaCCCCATTGCTGTTGCCATTGCTCTCCTCTGCCTTGTGAAGCCTGGCAGCACCCAAGGGAGAGCTGGATCCTCACAGAGTCTCCTTTGCTCTGCCTGCATGAGCCCATGTCCCACTCACAGCCATGGCACTTGGGTTCTCCCCAAAAACACTGATGCTCTGTTTAATATCAGACGCCAATAATGCGTCTCTCCCTGTTTCTCTGAGCGTGATCCCACCAGGCACAGAAactctctgtcccctctctctttctcttcccccctccctctcGTTTTGGGACACTCTCTGCATGCTTTGCTGATACAAATAACTGTGACTTTCAAAACAAAGGAGTGCCGAACCCCAGGGCATTCCGCCCGGGAGAGACGTTTGGATGAGTGCTTGATGGAGACTGCAGTGAGTCCAGCTGCAGGCCATGGGCTGCATGTCCCAGCTCTGACAGGCTCCCGGACACAAGGCAGACCTCACAGCATGCCTCTCAGCACttccagcctggggaagggggCAAAACGAGAAGGGGAGACATGACAAGAATGCTGGAAACTCATCTATCAAATTTCTTGGGCTCCTGGGTGATGTGCTGGACCCAGGTCTCCCTGGGCAAGGAGCTTTTTAAAGACACATTGCACCTTCCTGCTCATCTTCCCAAAATAAGAATGTTTCTGCACAACTGTCACAGTCAGTTTAGAGACTGATCTGTGGCTGTGAGAGTCACAAATGCTCAGACCATCATTCCCTTCTGCATAAATATCTCAGGGAAAGGGATGTGGAAAGGATGGGGAAGGCCAGGCCAAGGGAAGGAGTCAAGGAGCATCTCTGCTATTTcactcccttcctcccttctgcAATGAGGCAGGGAAACATGgcaggaataggaataggaataaaaacaaaatataccCAGTGGTGAGGAACACTGCAGCATCCCCCAGCCTGAGGGATCTTTGAGACACAAATGGCTTGGAGGTTTGGAGAATCCTGGGCAAGTGTATTTTCCTCATGCTTTCATCCATCCCTGGTGGCACACACGGGGCTGCTGGAGGTGAAATACTGACCTTGATGGATTTTTGGTGTAGGCACTGCCTGGCTCTGTTAGTAGCCCCATGCCTCCACTGTGCTATAAATGTTATATTATCATAATATTGATTAAACACAACTCAGTTCTCCATATAGGACTGAGTTCCTCATGCCTTTTCCCTGCTGATCCTGCCTGTTTGACCTTTTTGATGAAATTCAGGAGCAAAGAGCCTCCTCCAACATAGCCAAGGAGGCAGAAGGGGCAAGAAATTACATTGCCTTCCCAGACAGTGCACAAATGAAATGTCAATAATCCTGCCACTACACCTTCCTTTTGCCCAGCATCAGGAACCTGTTAGGAACCTCAGCTGCCTTCAACTGAAATGGCATCCCCCCTCAATTCCAAATCCCACAGAAATCTCTGAGTTTTGGCCTTAAAAGCTTTGGCTTTGAAAATcttttgaatttatttactGGGCAACCCTGTTTAATAATAATACATAATACATATATTATGGCAGATTCTGTCTGGGCACTATTAACCCTGAAGTGGATGTGCATAATGTTACACTTACATAGGAAAATCTTAAAATCTGTGAGCAATACCAGGTACCCTTATCCTGATTTTTCCAGGGGTCAAATCTCTCTGAAATGTGTCAAGAATTCCATTGAAATGAGACAACGTCATCAGCTGCTTTGGGAAATTTTAGGGACAGATCTTTTATGTTCTCTTTCCCACTGAATAAGTAGCCATTTCCTGGGTCTAATTTTGGTAAACCAATCTGGATAACTGGAGTTCACTAGCTTAATAGGTTAATGCTGAACTGTTTCCCAAGTCAAATCTGGATGTCAGTCTGCCTTGTACTCACATTTTTTCAATATGGGGgatcttaaaatgaaaaaaaaaaaaaaaaaaaaaaaaaaccacccaaaaaactgaaaattgttttcatcTGCATTTCATCCACGGGGTAATGCAGGCATGCGGAGCTGGCCATGCCGGGTCCCTCTCCCCGTGTCTCCCCGCtggctgggatgctgcaggggctgtgctctgTTTGTTGTTAAAGCAGCCTGACACAAAGAGGCCCCGGGAGCTGCATGCACCCACAGGATGGATGTCGGCTCCTGTCAATCCAGCCCGAGTCCCCCAGGAGGGAAAACGGGATTGTCTGCAGCAGTGAGGGGGAGAGCTTTCTCATGCATGTCATAGAGGAATTTTCCTAAAACCTTCCCAAGGCTCTTGTGTTAATGCAGACCAGGAGAAAGTGTGGGGACAGGATGGAGGCATAAAGGATGGAATTCACCATtcagtcctgcctggcagctcctgtgctagtcacagaatcatggaatcccaggaACCTTAAAGCccttccagtgccaccccctgccatgggcatggacaccttccactgtcccatgttgctccaagccctgtccagcctgaccttggacacttccagggatggggcaggcacagcttctctgggtagcTACTGTGGGTCCATAGTAGCCAGCCTGGTGTGGCTCAGTGTAACCACAGCAGGGTGGTGCTCTCCAGGCCGTTTCCCAAGGCCCAGGTAAGTCAGGTGCTCTGTGAGAGGGGTCCCAGGAGTTTCTGATAGCCCAGGAAGCTCTGGACTGTAGTGACACTCAGGAATGCACAGCACAGTTGGAGATAGGGATCCCTTTGGAGTGGATCTCTTTACCAAGCTTGTACACAGTACCCAACACACCCCACTGAGGAGAAGATCCCGCTCTAGCACTGACTCTCCTGATGCTCTTACAAACCTTTTCCTCAGGAATTTAATTTCACCATCTTCTCACAAGATGGTTTTGGTACCTGTGGGTAACATGAATCGTATTTCCTTGGGTCTGGAAAACACCTGCCAAGGGATGGAGAGGCAGATTGTGTCTCACGAGCTTTTATATTCCCTAAGATTGAGGCTCCCTCAGAGGCTGAGGTTGGCCGTGGTTTGGCTCAGCCTCCTTGGCAGCGGGGCTgcaccaggcactgctgccacagctggagctgcacatgTCCCCTGGGACATGAGGTCACCCCTTGGTGCCGTGGCATTTCCCCACCTGCCGGGACAGGACAGGAcgtctgcagggacagggatggtgCCACAGCGGGGCTGGGAGTCTGCCTGTGTTGCAGATCTTATCTCCAGTGATTAGCTGGCCCCGCTGTACTGCTCCTGCTATCCTGAGCCATCTGTCAATTTGCTGCTTCTATTTCAAATTCAGAGAAGGGCTTGTTTTCCCTACAGCTTATCTGCTTTTTCTGACCAGACTAAATGGTCTAATCACAAAAAAATCTACCCCCAGCAGCCAGCCTTGCATCTCTTACCTCACATTTCAGACTCCTCCCAGGTCCAGTTGCATTTCCCACTCCAGTTACCGATCCCACTGGCAGCAGGGTTTTATCTGCCCCACTAAAAGGCAGATGGATTTAACACCAAATGAAATCTGCAAAATTACTTCTACCACTCTTCCctgttttaatgaaataaatttcataGCTTCTTCAAGTTTGCCAACACTGTCCCACTACCCCAAGCATGATGGTGCAGCAACTGGGGACATATGAGGTGGCACAAGAGCGCCAAGATTTATTGCTCTCTTCAAGTGTTTTGGATTATCCCATAATCACTTTAGTCCCTGGTAAATCAATGTGTCCTGAGCCTACTTAGGTGTGTTCACCTCTCTGGTCATGCtgcccacagccagggcagctccactgACAGCAAAATGAAGAGCACTGACATGCATCCTGAagagattgattttttttttttaacatagttcttataactttttcttcttatttttggAAAGGTATCTGGAATTCAAGAACACTCTCTGTTGGCCACATCCACCACTGAATTGGCTGAACTGGTTATAGCTTACTTGTCGATCTGAATTTTGCAAGATAAAGTTTTAATGCCTGCTGGATGGTTTGATGAATTATAAAAAAC contains:
- the GOSR2 gene encoding Golgi SNAP receptor complex member 2 isoform X1, which encodes MEGLYQQTNKQVHEVQSYMGHLETSDKESVHLVENEIQARIDTIFSNLERLEILSSKEPPSKRQSAKLRVDQLKYDVQHLQTALRNFQHRRYLREQQERQREELLARTFTTNDSDTTIPIDETLQFNESLQSAHRGMDELIGSGTNILAGLRDQRVTLKGTHKKILDVANMLGLSNTVMRLIEKRAFQDKFLMLGGMAVTCLIMFLVVQYLT
- the GOSR2 gene encoding Golgi SNAP receptor complex member 2 isoform X3, which gives rise to MEGLYQQTNKQVHEVQSYMGHLETSDKESVHLVENEIQARIDTIFSNLERLEILSSKEPPSKRQSAKLRVDQLKYDVQHLQTALRNFQHRRYLREQQERQREELLARTFTTNGTHKKILDVANMLGLSNTVMRLIEKRAFQDKFLMLGGMAVTCLIMFLVVQYLT